A window of Argopecten irradians isolate NY chromosome 14, Ai_NY, whole genome shotgun sequence contains these coding sequences:
- the LOC138308068 gene encoding uncharacterized protein, whose protein sequence is MIGVTRRIIDSLLMDVPGGGLTHEVLTTFLAEASAIINSRPLVPVSSDPENPYPLSPSVLLTQKIDSVVDIEIPTDVKNLYRAQWKRVQILAEMFWRRWRSEFLQTLQCRRKWTKEQRDLHSGDVILLRDKEVARNYWPLGVVTTVLPSGDGKIRKANVRVVAENDKVTTYARPVNEMVLLIPYQDTD, encoded by the coding sequence ATGATAGGCGTGACCCGGAGGATTATTGATTCCTTGTTAATGGATGTGCCAGGTGGTGGTCTGACACATGAAGTCTTGACTACCTTTCTAGCTGAAGCATCTGCGATAATTAACTCGCGTCCACTTGTACCAGTATCATCCGACCCAGAGAATCCATATCCGCTGAGCCCATCTGTTTTGCTCACTCAGAAAATTGATTCAGTGGTTGACATTGAGATACCTACAGATGTAAAGAATCTATACCGCGCACAATGGAAGAGAGTCCAGATATTAGCGGAAATGTTCTGGAGGCGTTGGAGGTCAGAATTCCTTCAGACCTTGCAGTGTCGTCGAAAATGGACCAAGGAACAGAGGGATCTGCATTCTGGAGATGTGATTCTGTTGCGAGACAAGGAAGTAGCTAGGAACTATTGGCCTTTAGGTGTTGTTACAACTGTTCTTCCGAGTGGAGATGGAAAGATACGCAAAGCAAATGTTCGTGTCGTAGCAGAGAACGACAAAGTGACGACCTATGCGCGTCCAGTGAACGAGATGGTACTTCTTATTCCATACCAGGATACAGACTAG